The genomic interval TGAAGGATGTGTTCAACCTGGCCCATCAGCGCAGTGGCGGTCAGCCCCTTGCGCTGTTCAGTGCCGTGGCGGCCTATGCCAGGAATATCGACAACCTGGGGGCCCTGACCGGAGCCGTGGAACGCATCGCCCACAAGCACACGGGTTTCCTGATCCAGCCGGAACAATATCACATTGTGGGTAGTCATCTCTTGGCCACGCTCAAAGAAATGGGTGGCAGTGCGGTGACTGACGAGGTGCTGGAAGCCTGGGGCAAGGCCTATGGCGTGCTGGCCGACATCTTCATCGGTCGGGAGGGCCAGCTCTACCGGGAGAAGGCGAGCGAGCTCGGTGGCTGGCAAGGGGCCCGCCCCTTCCTCATCAAGGAGAAGCGCCAGGAGAGCGAGCTTGTCACCTCCTTCATGCTGGTGCCCGTCGACGGCAAACCCGTGCTGCGCTTCAAGCCTGGACAATATATCAGCATCAGGCTCAATCACCCGTCCCTGGAGCATCAGGAGATCCGTCAATACTCTCTCTCCGATGCCCCCAATGGCCGCGACTACCGCATCAGCGTCAAGCGCGAGCCTCAGGGCCAGGCCTCCAATCTGCTGCATGACAAACTTCACGTCGGTGACGAGGTGGCGCTGATGCCGCCGGCGGGGGACTTCTTCCTGCAGACCGAGACGGCCACCCCGGTGGTGCTGCTCTCCGCCGGTGTGGGCCTGACCCCCATGCTGAGCATGCTCAACCAGTTGCTGGCCGAACAAGCGGGAACTGAAATCCGCTGGCTCCATGCCTGCGAGCATGGCGCCCAGCACGCCTTCAAGGAAGATATCCAGACCA from Aeromonas rivipollensis carries:
- the hmpA gene encoding NO-inducible flavohemoprotein yields the protein MLDQATIAVIKSTIPLLESAGPALTQHFYQRMFNHNPELKDVFNLAHQRSGGQPLALFSAVAAYARNIDNLGALTGAVERIAHKHTGFLIQPEQYHIVGSHLLATLKEMGGSAVTDEVLEAWGKAYGVLADIFIGREGQLYREKASELGGWQGARPFLIKEKRQESELVTSFMLVPVDGKPVLRFKPGQYISIRLNHPSLEHQEIRQYSLSDAPNGRDYRISVKREPQGQASNLLHDKLHVGDEVALMPPAGDFFLQTETATPVVLLSAGVGLTPMLSMLNQLLAEQAGTEIRWLHACEHGAQHAFKEDIQTKSRQHASLQSRVWYRTPAEQDLQGKDYDFSGTMALEQVTDLIPAKAHYYFCGPLGFMKAIKAQLLALGIPADRMHYEVFGPHQDL